TTAATATAATACGATTATAAACTATTTTTTTTTTAGTATTCATAAGACACTTATTTATTATATATTTTATAAAATATAATTAATTAATTTATATAAATAAAATAATTAATTTTTAATTAAATCTGTACCAATTTCTAAACACAAAAAACTTAAAATTTTCATTTTATTTTCATTTAAAACATTAAATATTGTTTTATTATTATCTAATAAAAATTTTTGATTATATAATGTAATATTATTTATAAATTTTTTTATACGTCCTTCTATAATTTTTTTAATAATTATTTTAGGTTTATTTTTTTTAATTGCAATATTTTTTTGTAATTCATATTCTTTATTTATAATAGTAGAAGGAATATCTTTTTCTTGTATATATTCTGGTTTTAACATAGCTATATGCATAGAAATTTTTTTCATTAGTAATTGATTATTAATATCAGATTTAATAATAATACCAATACGTCTACTATGATGTATATATTTTCCTATAAAATTACCTTTAATATATTCTAAACGATTAATAAATATATTTTCCTTTAAAAGACCAATTAATTCTATTCTTTTTTGATCAAAAATTTTTTTTATTGTATTTATATTTTTTTGATTATTTTTTATAACATAGTTTAAAATTTCATTACCAAAATTAATAAAATGTGTTGATTTTGTAACAAAATCTGT
The Enterobacteriaceae endosymbiont of Donacia crassipes DNA segment above includes these coding regions:
- the tsf gene encoding translation elongation factor Ts; the encoded protein is MKIDINKIKELRNITGISIIECKKALIETKGNIHNAINYIKKYLKIESIKKLNNETKEGLILDYVVKDFGILLEINCQTDFVTKSTHFINFGNEILNYVIKNNQKNINTIKKIFDQKRIELIGLLKENIFINRLEYIKGNFIGKYIHHSRRIGIIIKSDINNQLLMKKISMHIAMLKPEYIQEKDIPSTIINKEYELQKNIAIKKNKPKIIIKKIIEGRIKKFINNITLYNQKFLLDNNKTIFNVLNENKMKILSFLCLEIGTDLIKN